The Salvelinus sp. IW2-2015 unplaced genomic scaffold, ASM291031v2 Un_scaffold4249, whole genome shotgun sequence genomic interval ACGCCTGTCTCCAATACAAACCCCTTTCTATCATcctgtacagaaacacacagaacactaATACACACCCCTGTCTCCAATACAAACCCCTTGTCCATATCATCCTTGCTAATACATGATCAGTacgaaacaacacacacactaatacacacccCTGTCTCCAATACAAACCCCTTTCATTCATCctgtacagaacacacacactaatacacacccCTCTCCACCTTTCCAGGGTGATGGTTTTTACTAACAATGATGGGAATATCCACTTCAAGACAGTGAACCGATGAGGAGAACCAGTTTaaccacagggcggcgcacaattggcccgacGTCGGCCGGggtttgtaggccgtcattgtaaataagaattgttgtCTTAACagacttgttaaataaaggttcaataaattatttttcatttttttttttaaacaaacaagttGTCTCATCTATGACCTCAGAGAAGACATTACAGCACTTCTGCATCAAATCCATCAACCAATAAGAAGACGGGGTTAAAGGTTTTAACTCTGGTGCCATTTTACAACATGATGAATATTTGATTAAACCCAGTGGTTTCAACTCCCTCTCAAAGCCCCTGGCAGCAAAGCTCCCGACACAGTTACCAGGGAAGAGGATCGTCAATACcacctttctgtttctctctcctgtcctcttctacCCTGCTGCCCTGACTGTATCAGCTAGAGCAGAGATGGGCAACTGGCAGCTGatccctccttctctacctctcatCTCGAACGCGGCCCTCCACGACGGACCCTGCCGGCTCTCTCGCGCGCGCCCCTCCGTCTTCTCGCGCGCCCTCCGTCTCTCGCGCGCCTCTCCGCCTCTCTGCGCCGCCCCCTCCGCCCTCTCTCGCGCGCGCCTCCGTCTCTCGCGCGCCCTCCGTCTCTCGCGCGCGCGCTCTCCGCTGCACTGAACTCGCTGCTTTGCCTCTCGAATCCCACTTTAATCAAGACATTTTATTAGGGTTGGCCCAGCGGGACTCGAACCCACAACCACTTTGGCATTGCCATCGCCATGATCTACCGGACTGAGCCACATCGGGCCACCTTCTGTTCACAGGCCCCAGTCTACTCAAGCCCTTTTGACCTGAGCCTTCTAGCTGGTTGTTCAACGTTTcaaggagagagatagatggcTCATCACACGCAGATTTGTGGAGGACTGCGGCTGGGGGTGACTTAGCATAACGGAACTGAATGTTGAGCTGAAGACGGAGCTAAGATGTGTGTGGAGAGGAACATGGAGAGACGGGAGCTtggaggaaaggaggagtgtGTGGGAGGACATGGAGAGACGGGAgcttggaggaagagagggagttgTGTGTGTTAATGATGTGTTCCTGTCCGTCTCCACATCTTCCTGTGTGTGAATttcaacaatggctcagccgagAAGTGCTGGGTCACAAGAACAGGATcacagagtgctgaagcacgtagagcGTATAatgacgggagaaccttccagaaggacaaccatctctgcagcactccccaatcaggccttttatgtaGAGTGCCAGacgaatccactcctcagtaaaaaggcacatgaaggcCCCTTGgatttgccaaaagacacctaaaggactctcaaaccatgaaaaacaagattctctggtctgatgaagccaagattgaactctttggctgaatgccaagcgtaacgtctgagaaaacctggcaccacccctacggtgaagcatggtggtgcagcatcatgctgtggggatgtttttcagcaggggactgggagactagcaggatcgagggaaagatgagcggagcaaagtacacagagatccttgatgaaaacctactcctgagctctcaggacctcagactgggcgaaggttcactttccaacaggacaatgactctaagcacacagccaagacagcgtaggagtggcttcgggacgaaccagaacccggacttgaacccatcaAACATttctgagagacctgaaaatagctgtgcagcgacgctccccatctcaacctgacagagttgagaggattgcagagaagaatgggagaactccccaaatacaggtgtagcaagcttgtagcatcataccaagaaggctcaaggctgtacgctgccaaaggtgcttcaacaatgtactgagtaaagggtctgaatactgaatatGAATATGTCTCCAGCCATAACAGATGTCTTTCCCTGGTCTCCAGCCATAAACAGATGTCTGTTCCCTGGTCTCCAGCCATAAACAGATGTCTGTTTCCCTGGTCTCCAGCCATAACAGATATCTGTTCCCTGGTCTCCAGCCATAACAGATGTCTGTTCCCTGGGTCCAGCCATAACAGATGTCTGTTCCCTGGTCCCAGCCATAACAGATGTCTGTTCCCTGGTCTCCAGCCATAACAGATGACTGTTCCCTGGTCTCCAGCCATAACAGATGTCTGTTCCCTGGTCTCCAGCCATAACAGATGTCTGTTCCCTGGTCTCCAGCATAACAGATGTCTGTTCCCTGGTCCCAGCCATAACAGATGTCTCTGTTCCCTGGTCTCCAGCCATAACAGATGTCTGTTCCCTGGTCTCAGCCATAACAGATGTCTGTTCCCTGGTCTCCAGCCATAACAGATGTCTGTTCCCTGGTCTCCAGCCATAACAGATGTCTGTTCCCTGGTCTCCAGCCATAACAGATGACTGTTCCCTGGTCCCCAGCCATAACAGATGTCTGTCCACTGGTATCCTAAATTCACAGAGTGATTCTTCAAAGATACAACAGCATTCTGAAAGAAAACAACAGATCACAAATATGCCAAGGGACTTTTATTAAAaagaaatatatactgaacaagagTAAATACAACAATGAACAATTTGAcgtagttacagttcatatcaggaaatcagtcaactgaaataaattcattaggccctaatctatggatttcacgggGAGCctggctcagccaatcagaatgagtttttccccacaaaatMGCGTTATTaccttgacaaaggagaaatgatcactaacagggatgtaaacacatttgagcAAAATAMACTTTTTGTGCGTTAGTTAAGTATAGATTAAAAGGGCCTCCCGAGTYGGGATGTCCTTTACRCATKgcgcactagcgactcctgtggcttgccgggcgcagtgcacgctgacacggtcaccaggtgtacggtgtttcctttgacacattggtgctgctggcttaagtgggcattgtgtcaagaagcagtgcaccctggttgggtttcggaggacgcacYGCTCTTGACCTTCKcctctcccgagtccatacggaaGGTGCAGCGATGAGCCAATTGgaaaccacgaaattggggagaaaacagggtataaaaacacaaaagaaacttTTAAAAAAGTGGATTAAATATCCAAAGGCTTCATCATCTACAATATAAATCTATAGCCGTGGATTACATACATGTTTAAACAGAGGTTGCTATTAGTTACATATTTACATGAATGATTAACATTGGTTAAATTCATGTCGTATCAGTTTTCCCTGAGTGCAAAGCTTTTTGTCTGGGTCAGACCACATGGAGAGTAGTGGTCTGGTTTGATGAACGGTGGTACAACAGGAAGCTGATCAGGACATTACTTGTTTCCTTCAGCGATGTGAGACAACATtacacacaacattacacactTAAAGAGATCCTGCTGGACAATCAAGTTACAACCACAGCTGGCATTTCCAGTTTTAGAACAGAGAGCGTCACACCATTTCATTTTCTCTCCTGCCGCACGTCACCGAAATCATAAGGAGAGTATTTTTAAAACGTCCATCTCTGACATCACTGGGCATCACTGAGCATAATCACACCGAGTGGCAGACTGACGGAGGTCTGTGGGACGGAAATGGTTCTATTTATGTAAAGTGACATTAAGCTAGAGACAAAGTGCCCAATTACAGATCAACTTCCAGCCCCTATGCATCGTGTCCCTCTGAAAGGACTGCGTAGGACTATATGGGTCAGTTGAACAAAGCTTTGCCAGAGACCAAGGTGGAGGTACACCCATATTGCTAATACCTGTCTAATAGTTTTAGGCATCTAAAATGGTTACAGGCTGGGAATCAGGAGCAGGGCTTTGGGAATCGGGAGCAGGGTTGGGGAATCGGGAGCAGGTTTGGGAATCGGGAGCAGGGTGGGAATCGGGAGCAGGGTTGGGAATCGGTGAGCAGGGTTGGGAATCGGGAGCAGGCTTGGCGAATCGGGGAAGCAGGGTTTGGGAATCGGAGCAGGGCTTGGGATCGGAGCAGGCGTGGGAATCGGGAGCAGGGTTTGGGACGGGGCAGGGCTTGGGAATCGGGAGCAAGGTTGGGAATCGGGAGCAGGGCTTGGGAATCGGGAGCAGGGCTTGGGATCGGGAGCAGGGCTTGGGAATCGGGAGCAGGGCTTGGGAATCGGGAGCAGGGTTTGGGAATCGGAGCAGGGTTTGGGAATCGGGAGCAGGCATGATGGTGGGAGTTTCTTTTTGCCTTGTAGACCCATCATAACATTCAGCCTCGCTATACTGTAACCTTCTAACCAGAGGGAAGTCTGGAAACTGGCCCGTTCAGTCCACCATGTTTGCCTCCTTACTGTACATTCAGCCTCTTCAGCAGTCACACAGCCTCCTACTTAACCCACACAGGGACCTGTTAGTGGCCATTTTTGGAACATTTGTCACATTCAGTTAACATTACAAATGGGCTCCCACTGCACCCACAGATAAGTTGGGAAAATACAGTGCCATGTGTATCTGAGCCTCTTCCCCATCAGTCTCATCACACACTATAAGCCCTGACCACAGAGCAGAGGTGAACTGACCTGGACACTGAGCCATGTTGGCTCCATACACTCAGCCAGAATCCTCTCACACCAGGACAACCAGGCATTTAAAGAGCATGacaattaaaacaaatatatatatcaacATAGTTGTTTtgttcctttaaattgtttagttACTATGTAGTAAGAGAGGGTACGTTTCATTCNNNNNNNNNNNNNNNNNNNNNNNNNTTGAATCGGAGCAGGCTTGCGGAATCGGGAGCAGGGCTTGAATCGGGAGCAGGGCTTGGGAATCGGGAGCAGGGTTGGGAATCGGAGCAGGGTTTGAATCGAGCAGCATAGCAGGCATGATGGTGGGAGTTTCTTTTTGCCTTTGTAGACCATCATAACATTCAGCCTCGCTATACTGTAACCTTCTAACCAGAGGGAAGTCTGGAAACTGGCCCGTTCAGTCCACCATGTTGGCTCCTTACTGTACATTCAGCCTCTTCAGCAGTCACACAGCCTCCTACTAACCACACAGGGACGTGTTATTTGGCCATTTTTGGAACATTTGTCACATTCAGTTAACATTACAAATGGCCTCCCAGCTGCACACACAGATAAGTTGGAAAATACAGTGCCATTTGTGTATCTGAGCCTCTTCCCCATCAGTCTCATCACACACTATAGCCTGACCACAGAGCAGAGGTGAAACTGACCTGGACACTGAGCCATGTTGGCTCCATACACTCAGCCAGATCCTCATCACACCAGGACAACCAGGCATTTTAAAGAGCATGacaattaaaacaaatatatatatacagatcaTCAACATAGTTGTTTTGTTCCTATAAATTGTTAGTTACTATGTAGTAGAGAGGGTACGTTTCATTCCCGGAAacttctggggagtttttccagaaGGAAATAGTTAATCAAATGATTCCGTGTCCATATCAGTTTGAACGCGCCGTCCTACTATAGGTGTCCACTCTGTGTGTGGCAGTTTTAAACTTTGACCCCAGCATGTCATGTGTGTGTCCAAGGGGGATGTCCTTCGGGGCCCAAAATAAACAGTTACGCGGGCAGTGGTTGGCCAGTCTCAGTGGTTACAGTGGTTGGCCAGTCTCAGTGGTTACAGTGGTTGGCCAGTCTCCCATCAGTGGGAGGAATCAGAATGTTGTTGACAGGTCAAAAGGTCAAATGTCCTTACGATATAGACCGGTAGAAGGCGGAGAACGTTGCATGGGTAACAATGAAAAACCCCATTCTAATAGAAACAGTCAGCAGGCAAGGCTCACACATACATTTGTCTGTTGACCCACGGAGAGATTCTATTGGTGAATTTAGTGTCAAGTCAGCTCTCTCATTGGTTGATAGTGCTTGAAGGCAGCTCATTGGTGTATTCAGTCGCTGGTGGAAAGAGCTCACACGTCGCTCTGTTGACCAAAGACTTTCAAACGGGTGACGGTCCGCTCAACGTCAAAGGCCGTCTTCGGCATAAGGTTCACTCATTGGTCTGTTCGAGAACAGGCAGGTCACTTGTGTAATTAGTGGGTGGAGCCTGCCGTTCCAGATCACACATTGGTTTCCAGCCCTTGGAGGCGGTCCATCCTCTGCATGTTGCGCTCAATAGTGGCCTGGCACGTGATTGGTTCAGCACATTCTGACAGGAACCAACCRCTCTCGCCATCACGGAGTCGCTCGCCCTCATACCAGCCTGAAAGAGACACACAGACCACTCTATATTCCTTTATTTATCCTTCAGAAAATCACTTCACAGGGCTGAAGGAAACAGTTTCCTGTTCAAAGCAGGAAGTGAGCACTGAGCTAGCTCTTGAACTCTTAAATGGCGTCCGTTTGATGCTCTATTCTGTCTGTTCTAGAAAGCCCTTTCACATGAAAGAGATGGTTGCCATGGAGACACAAAGGTAAATTACCTTTAACCTTgagttgtgtgactgtgtgtgtgtgtgcatcaacaCTACACAGATACATCTCTTTCAATGATTTTCCAGGGAGAATAGAAACAATGAATGAGAGACCAATAAGAGGGGGTGgaaagagaaacaagagagaggcaggcagagagagagagagagaggcagagagagagagagagagaggcagagagagagcgagagaggcagagagagagagagagacttagagaagagcgacagagagagatagcGCTAGTATGGGTAGAGACTAGATGACTAGTAGACCAAAAGTAGTGAGCGAGAAGAACGAAAATGCACGAGAGGATAGAGCGAAAGATTgaagaaaatacatcttcttcCCCTGAAACAAGGCAGTCCCGCTACTGTTCCCGTAGCTTCAGTAAATAAGAAATGTGTTCGTTTACTGACGcctattaaataataaaatatgaaacTTGACTGCGTCAGTTGGGAACTCACAATGTGAGTCCCACACCACCACCTAGTGTGAGAAAGTCAGGGACCAGGATTCCCCTGCTGAGGAATCGAGACAAGAGTTAGCAGTGAGAGTGAGAACAGATGAGGAGTGATTGGCAGAGAATCGCAGAAAAGCTGTAGACGGATCGAGGAAAGTGAACTGCGGCTTTATCTGGCTAAATAGAACGTGACGAGACCCttacaagaggagagagaagaccgaCTGGCCGATATTTGTTATGTAATGCTCATGCTCGAGAGCCGAGAGAGATCGCAAAGAATGGAAAGGAAGTCCACAAGCATAGAAGGTAGTAGGAACTCCAAGAGACGAAGGACAGGCATCAGAGAGATATGGcacgacgagagagaagagagagaagcagcaaaggagaagagagagagaggcaggcagagagaagaCGCAAGAGAGAAGAGACGCAGAGAGGAAGACGCAGCAGAAGAAGAGGACGCCTAATAAGTATCATAGAGTGACGAACCCAGTACCTGAGACGTGCCTAGCTCACCAGGTAACCCCGTACCATCCTCACGCCACCACTGTACCATCACCTCACGTCTCTGCCGGATCCACGCGACACTACCAACGTATTTCAAGTCTCCGACCCTCGTCATAATACCGCTAGGTGATCAGTCTGGCTAGACTGTACCAACATCCCCTACCAGGACTCATCATGCCATGCTGGCATCTTGTGCCTAAATCTCACCAATATCGTCCAAAAGCCACAAAATCGGCTCTTCATACTCCCGCAACACATCTAGCCTCGCCTTACACTGCGTCACACAATCCGCCAACAAAACTTACCCCAGTCTCTCAAGAATGACTTTAACTACCCCTCTAAACACCTACCTCTAAgcagacacagaacacaacaactTCGCAGAGTTACATGTACATCTACACAATCAATTAGGGCTGTCAACACAAGTACATCATCACTACAACGCCAACTGAATCTAGCAAGTGTATCACCCGAGTTGACACACTATTGCGATTTACCCTACTTAAAGAAAGCAAAAACACCTACTAAAATAACGCACCACCACCACAGACGAGCCTGTTAAAACTGCTCTGCCCTAGCGCAgatacagacacaaacaccagTAGTTAACACTCTCTACTACCTAGCTCTACAACTACAAACCAACTGCACTACCATTAGTCACTTACCAAGGCAACTCAAGTATCAAAAGCGATACACGCCCTTAGTTTATCTACTCCTAGTTTATACTACATGCGGACAACACCAAACtatcaacacagagttaaactCTCTGACCCCTGGACAACACCAGTTTAGGTGCTATCAGTAGCTCTGGCCTTCTTTATAGTACCACCCAATGAACTAAGCTTCCTGAGAACGTCCATCATGGAATAACTTGGATTTGATCGTAGGCTGGctagcttttttgttgttgtttaccttgATCATGCTCTCGTATAGTAGAAAAACCCTGAAGCAACATGTATATGACTCCTATGATGTGTGGACTTCCTATCTTCACTAAAGTCCAGTTCTCTGCAATGAGCACTGCTGCGATTGACTATGATCAGCTAACAAGCAGATTAAAGCCAACAGAGTTAGATAACCTCTCTCTTAGAAAGTTGTGGCATGTACACGTTTCAAAGCGCCCCATACAACAACTTTTACCAATCTGTCATGGAAACCAGTTCCCCGCTCCGAGAGCCATGCTTATACACTCTGCTCATCGCCTCTCATGCAAGCCTTAATAGGTAAATCAGTTCGGGTGAATTTGTGACCATCCTTGCTAACACTGACCCCACCCACATTTACCTACCTCAGACCCCCCGTTAGACAATACTGTAGCTCGGTGAAGTTCTATGGGAACAGTCTTATGTCTAATGCTATATTGCTCCTGTGACTACTTCTTTTTTAAATCACAtccctattttatttatttcatctttcacctttatttaccagtgTAGGCTACGTAATGAGAACAGAAGTTTCTCATTTGCAATCTCAGCGATCCTGATCCGAAGATTTAATGACATAGCTCCAGTTCGTAGAATAGACTTAAATAcctacagagttacacatgagagAATAAATCTAATAAAACTTACACAATTATACATGTAGAAATAATAAGATATAAGAGAATCATATCCACTAACACATGTTGTGCAAAACGCAATGTGACGGCTAGGTCAATGATAAATCGAAACACATAGNNNNNNNNNNNNNNNNNNNNNNNNNaaaaggttagagagagagagaagagacgagcgaCAGAGGCAAGATGAGAGAGGGAGTAAACAGTGTAACGTATACCATCCTCCACAGTCTGTGACACCAGGACCACGTCAGCCACCTGCAGTGACAGCTCATCAGGCTGCTTGGCTGTGTACGTCCTCGTCACCACCACCTGCATGGCATCTGGGACAACACAAACGGAACAYAGTTTACACTCTAACCCAGYacaacacaaacacaacacagagttaaactcTGGGACaatacagacacaacacagagttaaactcCAACCCtaggacaacacaaacacaacacagagttaaactcTGGGACaatacagacacaacacagagttaaactcCAATCCTAGGACAactcaaacacaacacagagttaaactcTGGGACAATACAAACATAACTTAGTTTACATTTTAAGTCtgggacaacacaaacacaacacagagtttaaactctgaccctggacaacacagtTTATTCTTCAGTGCTGGCTTTTTAAGTAACAAACTAGTTCTAGAAGTTATAATACTTGTATTTGATCCGTAGCGgtgctttttgttttgtttattaagTTGAATAGAAAAGCCCTGAAAATGTTATGACTCATGTGTTTACTACRAAATGCACAAGAACTGATTAATCATTCAAGCCGTTAAAACAGGTTGTACCTCCTAATGCTTTACTGCAGGCAAAGTACAATCTGGAAACCAGTTCKCCGCTGAGTTTCATTCTCTCGCtctaattaaagggatagttcgggattttggcaattgctaactagcgttagcaaaatgactggaagtctatgggaacagctagcatgcaaTTGCTCCTGTAGACTTAGTCATTACGCTAACGATAGTTAGCATTGACTTGCAAAACTACCTCTGACTTCCTacatactggacgcagagacataaaaaaatcccgcagtatccctttaaggagTGATTTAGACAGAAAAGCAGCTGACCTACAGCTTGGATTTGAACACCACTGTACTACTGTAGACTCCCTCAGACAGGGACACTGTTCCACTACTTCACCACTAGGTGGTGACTCCAGGGTCTCTCTACATAAACTCCAGttctctctactaaactccagttCTCTCTCTAAACTCCAGTCCTTCTTTACTTAAAAACCAGGTCTCTCTACTAAAACTCCAGGTCTCTCTACTAAATCCAGTCTCTTCTACTAAACTCCAGTCTCTCTACTAAACACCAGTTCTCTCTACTAAACACCAGTCTCTCTTACTAAACACcagtctctctactaaactcccAGTCTCTCCTACTAAAACTGGTTTAGACATGTAGGTCTGGTTTAAGACATGGTAGGTCTGGTTTTTAGACATGTTAGGACTGGGTTTAGCTGTAGGACATGGTTTAACATGTAGGACTGGTTTAGACATGTAGGACTGGTTTTAGACATGTAGGGATGGTTAGACATGTAGGACTGTTAGACATGGTAGACTGTTAGGCATGTAGGACTGCGTTTAGACATGTAGGTCTGGTTTAGACATGTTAGGACTGGTTTAGACATGTAGGTCTGGTTTAGACATGTTTAGGACTGGTTTTAGACATGTAGGACTGGTTTTAGAACATGTAGGTCTGGTTTAGACAATGTAGAACTTGGTTTAAGACAATGTTCAGGACTGGTTTAGACATGTAGGACTGGTTTAGACATGTAAGGACTGGTTTAGACATGTAGACTGGTTTAGACATGTAGGGACTGGTTTAAGACATGTAGCGACTGGTAGACATGTAGGACTGGTTTAGACATTGTAGGCTATAGGCCTTGAACAGACTGGTTTAAgacatgtaggctatagccttgaacagGACTGGTTTAGACCATGTATGCTATAGGCCTTGAAaacagtctggttttagacaaTGTAGGGCTTAAGCCTTGAACAAGTTCTGGTTTAGAcaatgtaggctatagccttgacaGTCTGGTTTAGACATGTTAGGCTTATAGCCTTGACAGACTGGTTTAgacatgtaggctatagccttgaacagTCTGGTTTAGACATGTAGGTATAGCCTTGAACGTCTGGTTTAGACTGTAGGCTTTATAAGCCTTGGAACAGTCTGGTTTAGacattgtaggctatagccttggaACGGACTGGTTTAGACATGAGGCTAATAGCCTTGAACAGACTGGTTTAgacatgtaggctatagcctgAAAGTCTGGTTAGACATGTAAGCTATAGCTTGACATCTGGTTTTAGACATGTAGGCTATGCCTGAAACAGACTGGTTATAGGACATGTAGGCTATTTAGCCCTTGAACAGTCTGGTTTAGGACATGTATAGGGCTATAGCCTTGAAACAGTTCTGGTTTTAGACATGTAGGCCTATAGCCTTGAAACAGTCTGGTTTAGACATGTAGGCTATTAGACCTTGAACAGACGGGTTTAGACATTgttaggctatagccttgaaacaGACTGGTTTAGACATTAGGGCTATAGCCTTGAACAGGTCTGGTTTGACATGTAGGCTAAGCCTTGAAACAGTCTTGGTTTAgacatgtaggctatagccttgaacagACTGGTTTGTACATGTTAGGGCTATAGCCTTGAAACAGACTGGTTTAGACATGGTAGGCTTATAGCCTTGAAACAGTCTGGTTTAGGACATTGTAGGGCTTATGCCTTTGAACCAGACTGCGTTTAACATGTAGGCTATAAGGCCTTGAACAGACTGGTTTAGACATGTAGGGCTATAAGG includes:
- the LOC112077069 gene encoding rho guanine nucleotide exchange factor 26, producing the protein MQVVVTRTYTAKQPDELSLQVADVVLVSQTVEDGWYEGERLRDGESGWFLSECAEPITCQATIERNMQRMDRLQGLETNV